One genomic segment of Salinigranum rubrum includes these proteins:
- a CDS encoding electron transfer flavoprotein subunit beta/FixA family protein yields MGELDTVVLTKGVPDFREGQVSFDENGHLERGKTPTVMNPNDKHALRAALQTRVRHGGNVSVMSMGPPGYKDVLREAMETVYADDLTLVSDREMAAADTWATAITLATAIRKRGVPDLVFAGFKTADGETGHTGPQTCWCLDMPIVTHVVALEIDTDEGRVHAKRLVEGDIEEVETVEVSLPAFIVTDPDFEPEYRTARDRLELKSLRAETRERAAALDDDEDITVWNHAALNLDPDYIGLDGSPTIVSSVDPIPKAPAEREATMVDPGDSEAMQQVVEELTPFASSAGAAEAGGD; encoded by the coding sequence ATGGGAGAACTTGACACTGTCGTGTTGACGAAAGGCGTTCCCGACTTCCGCGAGGGGCAGGTGTCGTTCGACGAGAACGGCCACCTCGAACGCGGGAAGACGCCGACCGTGATGAACCCGAACGACAAGCACGCGCTCCGGGCGGCGCTGCAGACCCGGGTCCGACACGGCGGGAACGTCTCCGTGATGTCGATGGGGCCGCCGGGCTACAAGGACGTCCTCCGCGAGGCGATGGAGACGGTGTACGCCGACGACCTGACCCTGGTCTCGGACCGGGAGATGGCCGCCGCCGACACGTGGGCGACCGCCATCACGCTCGCGACGGCGATCAGGAAGCGGGGCGTCCCCGACCTGGTGTTCGCGGGGTTCAAGACGGCCGACGGCGAGACGGGCCACACCGGCCCACAGACGTGCTGGTGTCTCGATATGCCCATCGTCACCCACGTCGTCGCCCTCGAAATCGACACCGACGAGGGGCGCGTCCACGCGAAGCGACTCGTCGAAGGCGACATCGAGGAGGTCGAGACGGTCGAGGTGTCCCTCCCCGCGTTCATCGTCACCGACCCCGACTTCGAGCCGGAGTACCGGACCGCGCGCGACCGCCTCGAACTGAAGTCCCTCCGCGCGGAGACGCGCGAGCGCGCCGCCGCCCTCGACGACGACGAGGACATCACCGTCTGGAACCACGCCGCCTTGAACCTCGACCCCGACTACATCGGCCTCGACGGCTCGCCGACCATCGTCTCCTCCGTGGACCCCATCCCCAAAGCGCCCGCCGAGCGCGAGGCGACGATGGTCGACCCGGGGGACTCGGAGGCGATGCAGCAGGTGGTCGAGGAGTTGACACCGTTCGCGTCGAGTGCGGGAGCCGCCGAGGCGGGGGGTGACTGA
- a CDS encoding DUF456 domain-containing protein — MVSTLAWVALALAALGVVGSLLPAVPGATLSLAAVLLYWWSTGYTDPSLVVLVGFALVALAALVVDVAGSALAVRAGGASPLTAAVALVAGLVLGLVTGPLGFVVGVAGAAFAVELYRTGESEASVRAALYATVGVLGSAVVQALLTLSLLVALAVVVFL; from the coding sequence ATGGTCTCCACACTCGCGTGGGTCGCGCTCGCGCTCGCCGCCCTCGGCGTCGTCGGGAGCCTCCTGCCCGCGGTGCCGGGCGCGACGCTCTCGCTCGCCGCCGTCCTCCTCTACTGGTGGTCGACCGGCTACACCGACCCCTCGCTCGTCGTCCTCGTCGGCTTCGCCCTCGTCGCACTCGCCGCCCTCGTCGTCGACGTCGCCGGGAGCGCGCTCGCCGTCCGCGCCGGGGGTGCGTCGCCGCTGACGGCCGCAGTCGCGCTCGTCGCAGGACTCGTCCTCGGCCTCGTCACGGGCCCCCTCGGGTTCGTCGTCGGCGTCGCGGGCGCGGCCTTCGCCGTCGAACTCTACCGCACCGGCGAGTCCGAGGCGAGCGTCCGCGCCGCGCTGTACGCGACGGTCGGCGTCCTCGGCTCCGCCGTCGTCCAAGCGCTTCTCACGCTGTCACTGCTGGTCGCGCTCGCCGTGGTCGTGTTCCTCTGA
- a CDS encoding electron transfer flavoprotein subunit alpha/FixB family protein, which produces MEVDPTEYEIAELGPKIKDIDDPDELAEMLAAEEAGEDRPPVKTLIQSRIDKLSEDDEEAGGDIDLDEMGLADLANAIKSMDDTERLRSLLEEEREGKNRDTIVRQFENRLESLEGGDDDGEVAERESPEERHPDLDHPTEDKQYVHALENGEYRDMWVYCETQAGELIDVSREMLGKARELMDAYNDDYDESERVVAVLIGDDVEKHTEECVALGADVVVYQEDERLSRFQHKPFTEIFCDMARAADHRFGREKEAEEWRDYDEPRYVLFPATNNGRDLSAQVQAELDSGLASDCSGLYIEDTVISNPVKTGEPGTKKTFERVLHMKRPDFSGFEYSTILCLDNPHREFHPQGGSVIPGSFEVPDPDSERTGEIVEHDLPLDDGWFRVSVTEFEQLDSGVDLSGNDVVVCVGRGISADPTKGVELALELANAFESSDVGVTRGIVTGSFQFDGHVEQYTHEERQIGETGQVIQPQLYIAAGVSGAVQHKVGCDESETIVAINTDTDARIKDWSDYFVEGDLFEVLPRLTEAVKTGKLDVGAVADGGRRIDGGTAAGTADETGGADDE; this is translated from the coding sequence ATGGAGGTCGACCCCACCGAGTACGAAATCGCCGAACTCGGCCCGAAGATCAAGGACATCGACGACCCCGACGAACTGGCGGAGATGCTCGCCGCCGAAGAAGCGGGTGAGGACCGCCCACCGGTCAAGACGCTCATCCAGTCGCGCATCGACAAGCTCTCCGAGGACGACGAGGAAGCAGGAGGCGACATCGACCTCGACGAGATGGGGCTGGCGGACCTCGCGAACGCCATCAAGTCGATGGACGACACGGAGCGCCTCCGCTCTCTCTTGGAGGAGGAACGGGAGGGGAAGAACCGCGACACCATCGTCCGACAGTTCGAGAACCGCCTCGAATCGCTGGAGGGCGGCGACGACGACGGCGAGGTCGCCGAGCGGGAGAGTCCCGAGGAGCGCCACCCGGACCTCGACCACCCGACCGAGGACAAGCAGTACGTCCACGCGCTGGAGAACGGCGAGTACCGCGACATGTGGGTGTACTGTGAGACGCAGGCCGGGGAGCTGATCGACGTCTCGCGGGAGATGCTCGGGAAGGCCCGCGAACTGATGGACGCGTACAACGACGACTACGACGAGTCCGAGCGAGTCGTCGCGGTGCTCATCGGCGACGACGTCGAGAAACACACCGAAGAGTGCGTCGCACTCGGCGCCGACGTGGTCGTCTACCAGGAGGACGAGCGCCTATCGAGGTTCCAGCACAAGCCGTTCACCGAGATATTCTGCGACATGGCCCGCGCCGCCGACCACCGGTTCGGCCGGGAGAAAGAAGCAGAGGAGTGGCGCGACTACGACGAGCCGCGGTACGTGCTGTTCCCGGCGACGAACAACGGCCGCGACCTCTCCGCGCAAGTCCAGGCCGAACTCGACTCCGGACTGGCCTCGGACTGCTCGGGGCTGTACATCGAGGACACGGTCATCTCCAACCCGGTGAAGACCGGCGAGCCCGGGACGAAGAAGACGTTCGAGCGCGTCCTCCACATGAAGCGCCCGGACTTCTCGGGCTTCGAGTACTCGACCATCCTCTGTCTGGACAACCCCCACCGCGAGTTCCACCCGCAGGGTGGCTCGGTCATCCCGGGGAGCTTCGAGGTTCCCGACCCCGACTCGGAGAGAACGGGCGAAATCGTCGAACACGACCTGCCGCTCGACGACGGCTGGTTCCGCGTTTCCGTGACCGAGTTCGAACAGCTCGATTCGGGGGTGGACCTCTCGGGCAACGACGTGGTCGTCTGCGTCGGGAGGGGCATCAGCGCCGACCCGACGAAGGGAGTCGAACTCGCGCTCGAACTCGCGAACGCGTTCGAGAGTAGCGACGTCGGCGTCACCCGCGGCATCGTCACCGGGTCGTTCCAGTTCGACGGCCACGTCGAGCAGTACACCCACGAGGAGCGACAGATCGGTGAGACCGGACAGGTCATCCAGCCACAGTTGTACATCGCCGCCGGCGTCTCCGGCGCCGTCCAGCACAAGGTCGGCTGCGACGAGTCCGAAACCATCGTCGCCATCAACACTGACACCGACGCCCGCATCAAGGACTGGTCGGACTACTTCGTCGAGGGCGACCTCTTCGAGGTGCTGCCCCGACTCACGGAGGCGGTGAAGACCGGCAAACTCGACGTCGGTGCGGTCGCCGATGGGGGCAGACGAATCGACGGCGGAACGGCGGCGGGAACCGCGGACGAAACCGGAGGTGCCGACGATGAGTAG
- a CDS encoding cyclase family protein, whose translation MPTYDLSHPIETGMQTYPDDPDVALAPHADFDADGYRVTALSMGSHAGTHVDAPSHTERGGETLDDFGLDAFRFDAQVADVRRGAREPIDVADLPGATDADLLVLHTGWDAHWGTDRYLDHPFLTEAAAAWCVDHDYHVATDALNVDPTPSPNAGEDEPSGFGAHHAILGAGRLIYENLTGLERLPSRVELHAYPLALDADGSPVRAVAFSPN comes from the coding sequence ATGCCCACCTACGACCTCTCACACCCCATCGAGACGGGGATGCAGACGTATCCCGACGACCCCGACGTCGCCCTCGCGCCCCACGCCGACTTCGACGCCGACGGCTACCGGGTGACGGCCCTCTCGATGGGGAGCCACGCGGGCACCCACGTCGACGCGCCGAGCCACACCGAGCGCGGGGGAGAGACGCTCGACGACTTCGGCCTCGACGCGTTCCGGTTCGACGCGCAGGTGGCCGACGTCCGACGCGGTGCCCGCGAACCGATCGACGTCGCGGACCTGCCCGGGGCGACCGACGCCGACCTCCTCGTCCTCCACACGGGCTGGGACGCCCACTGGGGGACCGACCGCTACCTCGACCACCCCTTTCTCACCGAAGCGGCCGCCGCGTGGTGTGTCGACCACGACTACCACGTGGCGACCGACGCGCTGAACGTCGACCCGACGCCGAGCCCGAACGCGGGCGAGGACGAGCCCTCGGGGTTCGGCGCTCACCACGCGATTCTGGGCGCGGGACGACTGATTTACGAGAACCTGACCGGGCTCGAACGGCTTCCGTCGCGGGTGGAACTCCACGCCTATCCGCTCGCGCTCGACGCGGACGGTTCGCCCGTCCGAGCGGTCGCGTTTTCCCCGAACTGA
- a CDS encoding 4Fe-4S dicluster domain-containing protein, with amino-acid sequence MAIDANFETNRERVEVDDDAFADDVAVWGPYDPPEKQGIHGTHVAVDFDICLADGACLEDCPVDVFTWVDTPGHPESEIKAEPTHEDQCIDCMLCVDVCPVDAIDVDPGRAGRI; translated from the coding sequence ATGGCTATCGACGCGAACTTCGAGACGAACCGCGAGCGAGTAGAGGTCGACGACGACGCCTTCGCGGACGACGTCGCCGTCTGGGGCCCGTACGACCCGCCGGAGAAGCAGGGAATCCACGGCACACACGTCGCCGTCGACTTCGACATCTGTCTCGCCGACGGCGCCTGCCTGGAGGACTGCCCGGTCGACGTGTTCACCTGGGTCGACACGCCCGGCCATCCCGAGTCGGAGATCAAGGCCGAACCGACGCACGAGGACCAGTGCATCGACTGTATGCTCTGTGTCGACGTCTGCCCGGTCGACGCCATCGACGTCGACCCCGGACGCGCGGGCCGGATCTGA
- the speB gene encoding agmatinase, whose product MDERTETRAEAFRDRTTGASVELPYAGIDTFLKSEIRSPSDVEGADAAVLGVPYDGAVSNRPGARYGPGAIREASAWWAYLSGYKGGLTNMRTGRTVDFDALDLVDCGDVPVFPMDRETTAESITAHVATVAAQGTMPVLLGGDHYCTFPSVTGFVEGVDADRVGVVQIDAHTDTVAESPVFGEHFHGSSTHHVADSAFCDYEHVAQVGIRGYESPAFFEFAEETGLSLYTGADIEERGIAPVIEEAVDSVSEGADAVYVTFDIDAVDPSVAPGTGTPEPGGLSAAEALTVMEVLGARTEVGAVDLMEVAPTYDPTEGTQRLAAYLLVTFLERQFAA is encoded by the coding sequence ATGGACGAACGAACTGAAACGCGCGCCGAGGCGTTCCGCGACCGGACGACGGGAGCGTCGGTCGAACTCCCGTACGCAGGTATCGACACGTTCCTGAAGTCCGAGATACGCTCGCCGAGCGACGTCGAGGGGGCGGACGCCGCCGTGCTCGGCGTGCCGTACGACGGCGCCGTCTCGAACCGCCCCGGCGCGCGGTACGGTCCGGGTGCCATCCGCGAGGCCAGCGCGTGGTGGGCGTACCTCTCGGGCTACAAGGGCGGACTGACGAACATGCGGACCGGCCGAACGGTCGACTTCGACGCGCTCGACCTCGTCGACTGCGGCGACGTTCCCGTCTTCCCGATGGACCGCGAGACCACCGCCGAGAGCATCACCGCCCACGTCGCCACCGTCGCCGCACAGGGGACGATGCCGGTGCTTCTGGGCGGCGACCACTACTGCACCTTCCCGTCGGTGACCGGGTTCGTCGAGGGCGTCGACGCCGACCGGGTCGGCGTCGTCCAGATCGACGCTCACACCGACACGGTGGCGGAGAGCCCCGTCTTCGGCGAGCACTTCCACGGGTCTAGCACGCACCACGTCGCCGATTCCGCGTTCTGTGACTACGAACACGTCGCGCAGGTCGGCATCCGTGGGTACGAGTCGCCGGCGTTCTTCGAGTTCGCCGAGGAGACGGGCCTGTCGCTCTACACGGGAGCGGACATCGAAGAGCGGGGCATCGCCCCCGTCATCGAGGAGGCGGTCGACAGCGTCAGCGAGGGCGCGGATGCGGTCTACGTCACCTTCGACATCGACGCCGTCGACCCGAGCGTCGCTCCCGGGACGGGGACCCCGGAACCCGGCGGGCTCTCCGCCGCCGAGGCGCTGACCGTCATGGAGGTTCTCGGCGCCCGGACGGAGGTGGGGGCGGTCGACCTCATGGAGGTCGCACCGACGTACGACCCCACCGAGGGGACACAGCGACTGGCCGCGTACCTCCTCGTGACGTTTCTCGAACGACAGTTCGCGGCGTGA
- a CDS encoding DUF128 domain-containing protein, protein MPADLDRRTYDLLRLIRVNEPIGSIRLVDLLQQRGYEIKGRTVRLMLSDLDEAGLTEKVPGKGRRLTQEGYAELDRGDVGGRLRQVRERIATLTSQVTYDPTEDAGELLPCTARVARDDVPDAFDALEALGGSSLGPAMVAARVDDDAVELRLPSSITLDGVLLSRGIDVNLTTAGLVEYRPADGTVIRYIDTLSGEGSTMDVVSLLIEAGRTDVDAALADATGVLIVDNREFPLTRFAEGEDLAAATNARLGGVLDIRRPRESGPFPRGEPSWDFASLTYGGVGELALALLAERSLVDSWETLGEPLARSAFEPASVVRAALAEAGVETE, encoded by the coding sequence ATGCCCGCGGACCTCGACCGTCGAACGTACGACCTCCTGCGGCTCATCCGGGTGAACGAACCCATCGGGAGCATCCGCCTCGTCGACCTGCTACAGCAGCGTGGCTACGAGATCAAGGGCCGGACGGTTCGACTGATGCTGTCGGACCTCGACGAGGCGGGCCTCACGGAGAAGGTGCCGGGCAAGGGCCGGCGCCTCACACAAGAGGGGTACGCGGAACTCGACCGCGGCGACGTGGGCGGGCGGTTGCGACAGGTGCGCGAACGCATCGCGACGCTCACGAGTCAGGTCACGTACGACCCGACGGAGGACGCGGGCGAACTCCTCCCGTGTACCGCCAGGGTCGCCCGCGACGACGTCCCGGACGCGTTCGACGCGCTGGAGGCGCTCGGCGGCTCCTCGCTCGGTCCGGCGATGGTCGCCGCGCGCGTCGACGACGACGCCGTGGAACTCAGGCTGCCGTCGAGCATCACCCTCGACGGGGTGTTGCTCTCCCGGGGAATCGACGTCAACCTCACGACGGCCGGACTGGTCGAGTACCGTCCCGCCGACGGGACGGTCATCAGGTACATCGACACGCTCAGCGGGGAAGGGTCGACGATGGACGTGGTGAGCCTCCTCATCGAGGCCGGCCGCACCGACGTCGACGCCGCCCTCGCGGACGCGACGGGCGTCCTGATCGTCGACAACCGCGAGTTCCCCCTGACACGGTTCGCCGAGGGCGAGGACCTCGCGGCGGCGACGAACGCCCGGTTAGGAGGCGTCCTCGACATCCGTCGCCCCCGCGAGTCCGGCCCGTTCCCGCGGGGCGAGCCGAGCTGGGACTTCGCGTCGCTCACCTACGGCGGCGTCGGCGAACTGGCGCTGGCGCTGCTCGCCGAGCGGTCGCTCGTCGACTCGTGGGAGACGCTCGGCGAACCCCTCGCCCGCAGCGCGTTCGAGCCGGCGTCGGTCGTCCGCGCCGCACTCGCCGAAGCGGGTGTCGAGACCGAGTAG
- a CDS encoding hybrid sensor histidine kinase/response regulator codes for MYPALDAIRVLHVDDEPEFAATAAAFLERTDDRFEIETAANATEGLTRLSERPFDCVVSDYDMPGRNGLEFLESVREEYPDLPFVLFTGKGSEEVASEAISAGVSDYLQKEMGTSQYTLLANRIRNAVEQHRSRVALEESEKRLSLFIEQSPLGVVEYDEDFEIVRLNPAGEEIFGYTEAELRGETWEVFVTERSYENVDAVTDALSKATGGFHSIDENVRKDGTHIVCEWHNRVVTDEHGEVVAVFSQFQDITERTERERELESIRRRLEAILENTTTPMFMKDDRGAYVFVNRSFRELFGLDDEEIVGRTDRELFGESVDEEVMRNDRAVLERAEPVETEETVLIEGEERVFLSTKVPVYDTGDRSDPDDPVAVFGLAVDITERTERERELKRYERLVATMQEAACIYDAEGRFEFVNEYLAGFYGTTPEALEGRESGLVPHIRAEGDGDPYQELLDGEREEFDGETEIELRGRGPEILQYTLTPLRIDGRIERVIGVAHEVTAFKERERELERKNERLDSFTRVVSHDLRNPLSVADGRLALAMDACDSEHLPPAARAVRRSQALVEDLLTLARDGDRATETTTVDLAALVSECWDATTSDATLRVETERSLRTDANRLRQLLENLLTNAVDHGGTTVTVGDLPDGFHVSDDGPGVSPTERERVFEAGYSTSRAGIGFGLAIVQEVAEAHGWTVHVTDSDAGGARFEVRGVETTE; via the coding sequence ATGTACCCGGCCCTCGACGCGATCCGCGTGCTCCACGTCGATGACGAGCCGGAGTTCGCTGCGACCGCCGCGGCCTTCCTCGAACGGACGGACGACCGGTTCGAGATAGAGACCGCCGCGAACGCGACGGAGGGGCTCACACGGCTGTCGGAGCGTCCGTTCGACTGCGTCGTCTCCGACTACGACATGCCCGGTCGGAACGGGCTCGAGTTCCTCGAATCCGTCCGCGAGGAGTATCCCGACCTGCCGTTCGTCCTCTTCACCGGGAAGGGGTCGGAGGAGGTCGCCAGCGAGGCCATCTCGGCGGGCGTCTCCGACTACCTACAGAAGGAGATGGGGACCAGCCAGTACACCCTGCTCGCGAACCGCATCCGCAACGCGGTCGAACAGCACCGGAGCCGGGTGGCGCTCGAAGAGAGCGAGAAGCGGCTCTCGCTGTTCATCGAGCAGTCGCCGCTGGGCGTCGTCGAGTACGACGAGGACTTCGAGATCGTTCGGCTGAACCCCGCCGGCGAGGAGATATTCGGCTACACCGAGGCGGAACTGCGCGGCGAGACGTGGGAGGTGTTCGTGACGGAGCGCAGCTACGAGAACGTCGACGCGGTCACCGACGCGCTCTCGAAGGCGACGGGAGGCTTCCACAGCATCGACGAGAACGTCCGCAAGGACGGGACGCACATCGTCTGCGAGTGGCACAACCGCGTCGTGACCGACGAGCACGGGGAGGTCGTCGCCGTCTTCTCACAGTTTCAGGACATCACCGAGCGCACGGAGCGCGAGCGCGAGTTGGAGTCGATTCGACGGCGACTCGAAGCCATCCTGGAGAACACGACGACGCCGATGTTCATGAAGGACGACCGGGGAGCGTACGTCTTCGTCAACCGCAGTTTCCGGGAGCTGTTCGGCCTCGACGACGAGGAGATCGTCGGACGCACCGACCGCGAACTGTTCGGCGAGTCGGTGGACGAGGAGGTGATGCGGAACGACCGGGCCGTCCTCGAACGGGCCGAACCAGTCGAGACCGAGGAGACGGTTCTCATCGAGGGCGAGGAGCGGGTGTTCCTCTCGACGAAGGTTCCGGTCTACGACACGGGCGACCGCTCGGACCCGGACGACCCCGTCGCGGTGTTCGGCCTCGCGGTCGACATCACCGAGCGCACCGAGCGCGAACGCGAGCTGAAACGCTACGAACGCCTGGTGGCGACGATGCAGGAGGCCGCCTGTATTTACGACGCGGAGGGAAGATTCGAGTTCGTCAACGAGTATCTCGCGGGGTTCTACGGGACGACGCCAGAGGCGCTCGAAGGACGGGAGAGCGGCCTCGTTCCACACATCCGTGCCGAGGGTGACGGGGACCCGTACCAGGAACTCCTCGACGGGGAGCGCGAGGAGTTCGACGGGGAGACCGAGATCGAACTGCGCGGTCGGGGCCCGGAAATCCTCCAGTACACGCTCACGCCGCTCCGCATCGACGGGCGGATAGAGCGCGTCATCGGCGTCGCCCACGAGGTCACGGCGTTCAAGGAACGTGAACGGGAACTCGAACGGAAGAACGAGCGGCTGGACTCGTTCACCCGCGTCGTCTCACACGACCTGCGGAACCCCCTGAGCGTGGCCGACGGACGGCTCGCCCTCGCGATGGACGCGTGCGACAGCGAACACCTCCCGCCCGCCGCACGCGCGGTGCGGCGGAGCCAGGCGCTGGTCGAGGACCTCCTGACGCTCGCGCGCGACGGCGACCGCGCCACGGAGACCACCACGGTCGACCTCGCAGCGCTCGTCTCCGAGTGCTGGGACGCGACCACGAGCGACGCGACCCTTCGCGTCGAGACCGAACGGAGCCTCCGGACCGACGCCAACCGGCTTCGGCAGTTGCTGGAGAACCTCCTCACGAACGCGGTCGACCACGGGGGCACGACGGTGACGGTCGGCGACCTCCCCGACGGCTTTCACGTCAGCGACGACGGCCCCGGCGTCTCTCCCACGGAGCGCGAGCGGGTGTTCGAGGCGGGCTACTCGACATCGAGAGCGGGGATCGGATTCGGCCTCGCCATCGTCCAGGAGGTCGCCGAGGCGCACGGCTGGACGGTGCACGTGACCGACAGCGACGCGGGAGGGGCGCGGTTCGAGGTGCGCGGCG
- a CDS encoding sodium:solute symporter family protein has protein sequence MVSQTGGFALLGLWGALMIGLTYYIYRRQGVTDTREFITAGGRAQVGLTTASFAVTWMWAGDILGVPEYVGFVGVAGIWMYAGPAVLSSFVVIPFALRMRKLFPQGLTYSEYFIERFDKRAHLAVVFVILYTMVLGGVIQLYVGGAVIGGLTGIDTNVVMAVLMGVIGVYILLGGLWGSMTTDFIQFISAVVLTLVFVPILLFEAGGPGAVYTNMVQNLGSDAPAFLSMANFAPIEDFFLPYALGLGVWGVVSLATWQRIFAVRRDKTSRFLTIGGIGVFTTIAMYAVIGFVGLAVFTDVSPGNLSVETLSLLPEWATIVFLLVTLMVLGSSTDSYLTAIASLTSRDIYFRHLDTDASDAAQLRVARVASIGFALVIFAGTVFAIDNVGFIQLLLIGGIGASALVGPFALSLFWRKASSVGFIIGVLVSQVVTGFLLASSTGLVSGGIALKLWEIMAVGHLASTTLTLVVSLLAPDDFAFEDIAQEGSEMLADGGTAVDEGRETEGGDRR, from the coding sequence ATGGTTAGCCAGACCGGCGGCTTCGCGCTCTTGGGGCTCTGGGGCGCGCTGATGATCGGCTTGACGTACTACATCTACCGTCGACAGGGTGTGACCGACACCCGCGAGTTCATCACCGCCGGCGGACGGGCGCAGGTCGGACTCACCACCGCCTCCTTTGCCGTCACGTGGATGTGGGCCGGCGACATCCTCGGCGTCCCGGAGTACGTCGGCTTCGTCGGCGTCGCCGGCATCTGGATGTACGCCGGTCCGGCGGTGCTGTCCTCGTTCGTCGTCATCCCGTTCGCCCTGCGGATGCGCAAACTGTTCCCGCAGGGGCTGACCTACAGCGAGTACTTCATCGAGCGGTTCGACAAGCGCGCACACCTCGCCGTCGTCTTCGTCATCCTCTACACCATGGTCCTCGGCGGCGTCATCCAACTGTACGTCGGCGGGGCGGTCATCGGCGGCCTCACCGGCATCGACACCAACGTCGTGATGGCCGTGCTGATGGGCGTCATCGGCGTCTACATCCTCCTCGGAGGGCTGTGGGGGTCGATGACGACCGACTTCATCCAGTTCATCTCCGCGGTGGTGCTCACGCTCGTGTTCGTCCCCATCCTCCTCTTCGAGGCCGGCGGCCCCGGCGCGGTCTACACCAACATGGTCCAGAACCTGGGTTCGGACGCGCCGGCGTTCCTCTCGATGGCCAACTTCGCGCCCATCGAGGACTTCTTCCTTCCCTACGCGCTCGGCCTGGGCGTCTGGGGCGTCGTCTCGCTCGCGACGTGGCAGCGCATCTTCGCCGTCCGCCGCGACAAGACCTCTCGATTCCTGACCATCGGCGGCATCGGCGTCTTCACCACCATCGCGATGTACGCCGTCATCGGGTTCGTGGGACTGGCGGTGTTCACCGACGTCTCGCCCGGAAACCTCTCGGTGGAGACGCTCTCCCTGCTACCGGAGTGGGCCACCATCGTCTTCTTGCTCGTGACGCTGATGGTGCTCGGGTCGTCGACCGACTCGTACCTCACGGCCATCGCGTCGCTCACCTCCCGCGACATCTACTTTCGACATCTCGACACCGACGCGAGCGACGCGGCCCAACTCCGCGTGGCCCGCGTCGCCAGCATCGGGTTCGCGCTCGTCATCTTCGCCGGCACCGTCTTCGCCATCGACAACGTCGGCTTCATCCAGTTGCTGCTCATCGGCGGCATCGGCGCGTCCGCGCTCGTCGGGCCTTTCGCCCTCTCGCTGTTCTGGCGGAAGGCCTCCTCGGTCGGCTTCATCATCGGCGTGCTCGTCAGCCAGGTCGTCACCGGCTTCCTGCTGGCGTCGTCGACGGGCCTCGTCTCGGGGGGCATCGCGCTCAAACTCTGGGAGATTATGGCCGTCGGCCACCTGGCCTCGACGACGCTGACGCTCGTGGTGAGCCTCCTCGCCCCCGACGACTTCGCGTTCGAGGACATCGCACAGGAGGGCTCGGAGATGCTCGCCGACGGGGGCACGGCGGTCGACGAGGGGCGCGAGACCGAGGGAGGTGACCGCCGATGA